The Hymenobacter oligotrophus genome has a window encoding:
- a CDS encoding OmpA family protein yields MFRLIRPLFLLLVGLCFAGVLAAQNKPYRQRALSGKVRQLRVRPDATPDFININRVAYFQDKKALREIARAEKRKSWTPARNLLEQYVANFGIQNFSKDNMMLWRLGQLFERAGNEEKAKAYYRLALKHHRQDVSKIQLYYDSLEQKDADLYVPLKTYYEIVEYRKNIATFRPPKGVYTNMGQGINSQVEDYGPSYHDDSEQLIFSSKRKTRGLHNIVDEELYMAKRQGESWSDAEALPKPISSPYNEGSACLTKDGTTMYFSRCECPTCHGNCDLFVSQFKNGQWTVPQSLGMQVNSNAWDSQPTLSRTEDTLYFASDRLGGFGMSDIWFTHKLKNGQWAKAQNMGPIINTRESEVSPFYHPLYNVLYFSSRGQLLNFGDFDIYKAYRTKGRWQEPINIGPLVNGKGSEYYFTIDGESKNLYYARSEEKKMKNLDLYSFPLPMEAQPLATTRFEGTLVDSVTQKPLSGIVSIIDVDNGIEVASKYIRPDGSFDFDLIDGSKYVMLIQSPEYFTVEKQFSLKQDTVMKLMTTSIDYNIPLIFRNIEFDQGKSNILPSMHVTLDRIVVFMVDHPNHRLRISGHTDAKGDPDVNEKLSQDRADAIRRYIETKGKLKPNRIESRGYGSTEPLKEEVTEEDMRINRRVEFRLIKPESEQKPADKDAGGWN; encoded by the coding sequence ATGTTTCGTCTGATTCGCCCACTTTTTTTGCTGCTGGTGGGGTTGTGTTTTGCGGGTGTGCTTGCCGCGCAAAATAAGCCGTACCGCCAGCGCGCCCTTTCGGGCAAGGTTCGCCAGCTTCGGGTGCGTCCCGATGCCACCCCAGACTTTATCAACATCAATCGTGTTGCTTATTTCCAGGACAAAAAAGCGCTGCGCGAAATAGCCCGCGCCGAAAAGCGCAAAAGCTGGACCCCGGCGCGCAACCTGCTGGAGCAGTACGTGGCCAACTTCGGTATCCAGAACTTCAGCAAGGACAACATGATGCTCTGGCGCCTGGGGCAATTGTTTGAGCGCGCCGGCAACGAGGAAAAAGCCAAGGCCTATTACCGCTTGGCCCTGAAGCACCACCGGCAGGACGTCAGCAAAATTCAGCTGTACTACGACTCGCTGGAGCAGAAGGACGCCGACCTGTACGTGCCCCTAAAAACGTACTACGAAATTGTGGAGTACCGGAAGAACATTGCCACCTTCCGGCCGCCCAAAGGCGTGTACACCAACATGGGCCAGGGCATTAACTCGCAGGTGGAGGACTACGGCCCTAGCTACCACGACGACTCGGAGCAGCTCATCTTCTCTTCGAAGCGCAAAACGCGCGGCCTGCACAACATCGTGGACGAGGAGTTGTACATGGCCAAGCGCCAGGGCGAGTCGTGGTCGGATGCCGAGGCCCTGCCCAAGCCCATCAGCTCGCCCTACAACGAGGGTTCGGCCTGCCTTACCAAGGACGGCACCACCATGTATTTCTCGCGCTGCGAGTGCCCCACCTGCCACGGCAACTGCGACTTGTTCGTGAGCCAGTTTAAAAACGGCCAGTGGACGGTGCCGCAAAGCCTAGGTATGCAGGTGAACTCCAACGCCTGGGACTCGCAGCCTACCCTGTCGCGCACCGAGGACACCTTGTACTTCGCCTCCGACCGCCTAGGTGGTTTCGGCATGTCCGACATTTGGTTTACCCACAAGCTGAAGAACGGGCAGTGGGCCAAGGCCCAGAACATGGGCCCCATCATCAACACGCGCGAAAGCGAGGTAAGCCCCTTTTACCACCCGCTCTACAACGTACTGTACTTTTCGTCGCGCGGGCAGCTGCTGAACTTCGGCGATTTCGACATCTACAAAGCCTACCGCACCAAAGGCCGCTGGCAGGAGCCCATCAACATCGGCCCGCTCGTGAATGGCAAGGGTTCGGAGTACTACTTCACCATCGACGGCGAATCGAAGAACCTGTACTACGCCCGCTCGGAGGAGAAGAAGATGAAGAACCTCGACCTGTACTCCTTCCCGCTGCCCATGGAAGCCCAGCCGCTGGCCACCACGCGCTTCGAGGGTACGCTCGTCGATTCGGTAACGCAGAAGCCCCTCAGCGGCATTGTGAGCATCATCGATGTCGACAACGGCATTGAAGTGGCCTCGAAGTACATCCGCCCCGATGGCTCGTTTGATTTCGACCTCATCGACGGCTCGAAGTACGTGATGCTCATCCAGAGCCCCGAGTACTTTACTGTGGAGAAGCAGTTTAGCCTGAAGCAGGATACCGTAATGAAGTTGATGACCACCAGCATCGACTACAACATCCCGCTGATTTTCCGCAACATCGAGTTCGACCAAGGCAAATCCAACATCCTCCCTTCGATGCACGTCACCCTCGACCGCATCGTGGTGTTTATGGTCGACCACCCGAACCACCGCTTGCGCATTTCGGGCCACACCGATGCCAAAGGCGACCCCGACGTGAACGAGAAACTCTCGCAAGACCGCGCCGACGCCATTCGCCGCTACATCGAAACCAAAGGCAAGCTCAAACCCAACCGCATTGAGAGCCGCGGTTACGGCAGCACCGAGCCGCTTAAGGAAGAAGTAACTGAGGAGGACATGCGCATCAACCGCCGCGTGGAGTTCCGCCTGATCAAGCCCGAATCGGAGCAGAAACCCGCCGACAAGGATGCCGGCGGCTGGAACTAG
- a CDS encoding GIY-YIG nuclease family protein → MRHHRYFVYILTNQNHMVLYVGVTNDLGRRVTEHRSGVHQGFTKRYNVTKLIYFEEYTDINAAIAREKQFKSGSRQKKLDAVASLNPNWDELLP, encoded by the coding sequence ATGCGCCACCATCGCTACTTTGTTTACATCCTCACAAACCAGAACCACATGGTGCTCTACGTCGGCGTTACCAACGACCTAGGGCGCCGTGTGACTGAGCATCGCTCCGGTGTGCACCAAGGCTTCACGAAGCGCTACAACGTAACCAAGCTCATCTACTTCGAAGAGTACACAGACATCAACGCAGCTATTGCGCGCGAAAAGCAGTTCAAAAGCGGCTCGCGGCAGAAGAAGCTGGACGCTGTGGCCAGCCTGAACCCGAACTGGGATGAGTTACTGCCCTAG